One window of the Sparus aurata chromosome 17, fSpaAur1.1, whole genome shotgun sequence genome contains the following:
- the LOC115568109 gene encoding semaphorin-4A-like, protein MSPSVVLVLLLGLRSSAGSLPPPRTSFLLNSTDRPLVLFSLPDVHNTTTLLLSDDRSTLYVGAQDTLLSLDVSQSDVISLKKKVEWSPSEREITECASKGKNPTVECPNLVHVLRSLNSTHLYACGSFAFSPHDVFIDAESFSIVQYGNAKGRCPFSPFQRSSAITVDGELFTATTTDFKGVQPQISRHLSKHGRPDVSQDSSVALKEPTFVSSSLDPADKKLYFFFSEVGKEFSFIDDLQIARVAQVCKDDVGGQRTLQKKWTSFAKAPLICQLPKQLPFNVLEDVFTLQPAEGSGAADTLFYGVFTSQWSSGPESAVCVFKLQDVRDVFTQSYRTFDMQTHQWSPLVGKHSYLGKCGHGNASDSVLAEVKRSFLTSDSVKPDGGGPIMVSSGERYSRVAAMVTEAANGTQYTVLFLLTESGLLHKVVLFARGAQVIEEIQVFTQAQPIKSMLLSSVKGVLYIGTSEGVTAVPVADCSIYRTCRQCVLARDPLCGWSRSGTACTRLDGRDDNMTQDLEGSRVEDVCAGQPRNSEITEVGVKLNEVVALRCVKPSNLAALTWTSPQLNARTKNLFIQSADGTLSFIATADTFGSYRCEAEEGRYKEVVMSYNVQQTASPRSMSPVTKVNNEPPPSGVDEPYEDIPTETAATSTTPTSEHPEDDRRPHVGDKFTTNLKDETESNTENSGSKNNLEEDLFLDLMSENNAQVMTDQPDDAQQVLQQKSYYSELVVVALLLAACVCVMILAGLHTWNQRRAGLKQKPLVSPEVSSRTDPSMESVPSLSSPEEPEEAEEPEEKVEVKVEE, encoded by the exons ACTCTACAGACCGGCCTCTGGTCCTCTTCAGCCTCCCCGACGTCCACAACACCACCACGCTGCTGCTGAGCGACGATAGATCCACCCTGTACGTAGGAGCACAGGACACCCTCCTCTCATTGGACGTcagtcagagtgatgtcatcagccTGAAGAAGAAG GTGGAGTGGAGTCCGTCTGAGAGAGAAATCACAGAATGTGCAAGTAAAGGGAAGAACCCGACG gtcgAATGTCCGAACTTGGTGCACGTGCTGCGCTCTCTGAACTCGACCCATCTGTACGCCTGTGGCAGCTTTGCCTTCAGCCCTCATGACGTCTTTATC GATGCTGAGAGTTTCTCCATCGTCCAATATGGCAACGCTAAAGGTCGCTGTCCGTTCAGCCCGTTCCAGAGGAGCAGCGCCATCACCGTGG ACGGCGAGCTGTTCACTGCCAcaaccaccgacttcaaaggaGTCCAACCACAGATTTCTCGGCACCTCAGCAAACATGGCCGCCCCGACGTCAGCCAGGATTCATCCGTCGCCTTGAAGG AGCCAACGTTTGTCAGCTCATCACTGGACCCGGCCGACAAGAAGCTCTACTTCTTCTTCAGTGAAGTTGGGAAAGAGTTCAGCTTCATAGACGACCTGCAAATCGCTCGGGTGGCCCAAGTGTGCAAG GACGACGTTGGTGGACAGAGAACTCTGCAGAAGAAGTGGACGTCCTTCGCCAAAGCTCCTCTGATCTGTCAGTTGCCCAAACAGCTTCCCTTCAACGTTCTGGAGGACGTGTTCACcctgcagccagcagagggcagcgGCGCCGCCGACACGCTGTTCTACGGCGTCTTCACCTCCCAGTG GTCTTCGGGTCCAGAATCTGCCGTGTGCGTCTTCAAACTGCAGGATGTGCGGGATGTGTTCACGCAGAGCTACAGAACctttgacatgcagacacacCAGTGGAGTCCTCTGGTGGGAAAACACTCGTACCTGGGGAAG TGTGGACACGGGAACGCTTCAGATTCTGTGCTGgcggaggtgaagaggagcttCCTGACCAGCGACAGTGTCAAACCAGACGGCGGTGGTCCGATCATGGTTTCCTCAGGGGAGCGGTACAGTCGCGTGGCTGCGATGGTGACCGAGGCCGCCAACGGCACACAGTACACCGTCCTCTTCCTTCTCACAG aGTCTGGACTCCTGCACAAAGTGGTTTTGTTTGCTCGGGGTGCGCAGGTCATTGAGGAGATTCAGGTCTTCACTCAAGCTCAGCCAATCAAAAGCATGCTGCTGTCCTCCGTAAAG GGAGTTCTTTACATCGGGACATCGGAGGGCGTGACCGCGGTACCTGTGGCGGACTGCTCCATCTACAGAACCTGCCGTCAGTGTGTTCTGGCCAGAGATCCTCTGTGTGGGTGGAGCCGGTCCGGGACCGCCTGCACCCGTCTGGACGGGCGTGACGACAACAT GACTCAGGACCTGGAGGGAAGCAGAGTGGAGGATGTTTGTGCAGGACAACCCAGGAACAGTGAGATCACAG AAGTCGGAGTTAAGTTGAATGAAGTTGTGGCGCTCAGGTGTGTGAAACCTTCCAACCTGGCCGCTCTGACCTGGACCTCGCCTCAACTCAACGCCCGGACCAAGAACCTCTTCATCCAGTCAGCTGACGGCACTTTGAGCTTCATCGCCACCGCCGACACCTTTGGGAGCTACCGCTGTGAGGCAGAGGAAGGCAGGTACAAGGAAGTGGTCATGAGCTACAACGTCCAACAGACCGCTTCTCCGCGCTCCATGAGCCCCGTCACAAAGGTCAACAACGAGCCTCCGCCGAGCGGCGTGGACGAACCCTACGAGGACATTCCAACTGAGACAGCAGCGACTTCTACGACTCCAACTTCTGAACACCCAGAGGACGACAGGAGACCCCACGTGGGTGACAAATTCACAACTAATCTGAAAGATGAGACCGAGTCCAACACAGAAAATTCTGGATCAAAAAACAACCTTGAAGAAGATTTGTTCTTGGACCTGATGTCCGAGAACAACGCTCAGGTCATGACGGATCAGCCTGACGACGCCCAGCAGGTGTTGCAGCAGAAGAGTTATTACAGCGAGCTGGTGGTCGTCGCTCTCCTGCTGGCGGCCTGCGTCTGCGTCATGATCCTCGCAGGACTCCACACGTGGAACCAGAGGAGAGCCGGCCTCAAACAGAAGCCTCTGGTCAGTCCAGAGGTCAGCAGCAGAACGGATCCGTCCATGGAGAGCGTTCCCTCTCTGAGCAGCCCGGAGGAGccggaggaggcggaggagccggaggagaaggtggaggtgaaggtggaggagtga